From Rhododendron vialii isolate Sample 1 chromosome 7a, ASM3025357v1:
TTTTATATGGCTGTGGTAAAACCTAGGAATGAAAAGTCCATGTCCATAACTAGTTCTCTTGTGTTGACTTTTTATTTACGGTACTTTTCTCATTTAAAAGGCAGAAGATTCCGATTGATACCCAAATCAATTCCTCTATCAATCCGTCTTCGCCAAAATTCATCCCGTTGTAGTTGATTCCTTTTTATCCAATTTGCTCACTCGgaattacaaataaagattccttccactttaatcctatacagactcactagcctattaaaaataataaaattacaactcgataaaaattatgtattttgtcAAACGGAATTGCCAATACACAAAGACTCAGGAATATGGTCCTTacaagcccaacaactcaaccaatacaagaaataagtccagggtagaaacaaagaaagaaaaaaaaaaccctctaagGAAAAAACAACCACACGCAAGTGGGGAGACTCAAATTCCTGATCTCCTAGTAAAATGCAAAAATCCTAACCACCTAAACTAGCCCCAATTGATTAATCATTTGGGCTAATTGaacatgaaaattttgaagatattttttttaaagttcaaattttgaaaaataaagcaaTGAAATTGGTAATCTTAGGTATCCGTTTGCTTGACGGAATTAAAGAGAAGGGGTAAAGAAATATCAAAGGATATATCTTATCGAACTAACGGTGATCGCATTAATAATACTGCATTTGTCATGGTATTGTATATCTGAGATGATCCTATATAAGAGAGTGTCTAAATCAGATCATACAAACTACTTTAACacaggctccgtttgtttgagcgtaaaatattttcttgaaaaatattatacttatttttggatttttggttgtGCAAAAGACAGGAATATTTTactaggtaaaacattttatttcattttcatatGGGTGAAAATGTTTTCCCGTTTAAAATGGTGGTAAGTCATTTTCCGAATTTTGACTTCCCTGCTCAACTAATTATTACGATACTTTACTGAGTTCCCCATAACACCAATCTCATCCACCTATGACCTAACCCTATGCTTTCTCATCAAATATGACAAAAATTTGAATGTAAGACATACATACAAACATACATACATCATTTTCCAACTatcaaccaaccaaccaaaaataaaaacgaaacttttgttttttgcaaaatcattttacatgaaaaaactTTTACAtcggaaaacattttactttgaaacaaacggagccctaATATGTAATCGTTTTGAATGCAGCTAAATCAATTCGGAATTAgtcgatcaaaaaatgaaagctTAAAACTTGGACCTGATAGTATTTGAAACGGACATTAGAGCAACAACATCAGATTCAATATATACATAAAAATAGGTAAAGTAGAGAACTTGACCCCAAAAATAACCATGCAGCAGCTTAGCTATTACTTTGGAAATCCCACATTTTCTACAGTTGTTAGCTAAAGATAGTTATGCGCTGTACAGAAGTCATgtatttgtttattatttttctggGCATCTCTCTCTTTAGCaatgcattgtttattgtttgTCTGGGAATGAAATACtaatattttaattgaaaataggtaaaatagataaatTGGTACAATATTAAAAGAgatgtgaataaaaaaaaatgtgcatcGTTGATTAGGATACTTTTGGCTATCAATCGGTAAACTTACTTTTTAGTATGCCAGATTAGAAAAGCTGTAGCCTGTCGGGTAACTTTTGCCGCCCATACCAACAAACGGCTACATAAAAGATTCGTTGATCAATTTGATCATGTCAGTTGGCTCAGtggtttttgcctttttggcaTGAGAATTATGCGTTTGCTCATTTCTAACACATGAAGTTTAATTCTCATGGCTTCTACTGATTAACTTAAAAGATCCATTCACCTCTACGCGTAAGCGTTTTAAGCGGCGGTGAAAATGGCCGTAGAAATTAGGTTCGAATTGTGCGCAACTAACCCAAGAACTAGACAGTCTGCATTaccgaaaaaggaaaaaaatttagtcACCGAAAGTTTCAAAAATGCTTTGCATGTATGCCACCAAACGGCTCTCGTTGCAGTCCAATAGTATACTATAATCTGTGGAccaggagagagaaagaaagaggagatGGTCCCAATAAAGCCCACCTGGCCTGATGGAGAATGGCGGCCATGTGAAGTCTGTCGGTCGAGAAATTTTTCGATGCCGATCAGTATCACGTGGTGTCAACTCGGCGGATTTAGGTCGTCCATTACGgatttggacggttcggatttgaagagaaaaagaggggagataaaatagagagagtttcaatctgaaTTGTCTAATACACTTTTGCACGGTCCGGATAAACTGTTCGGGCACCACATAACACACACCCGgtattgaaaaatttctccggTCGGGGCGTAAATTACTATGGTTTATTTTTACCCACACCTGTTGCAGCAGATGGTCGTTAAATGAGATGGCACAAATATTTTAGGACgaggggggctgctgtgccCATTtatgggcccactccggtctcggtccgatgatcggaagcgttcacttcgtagaactcatcgagtagaacaactatgcagaaaatcagtttaatttgatatcattaagtgcctgatcggaacccatacaactctcggtccatgggttacaatggatttgatccagtgttttggatcaattcttttcaagataaaaatgttCCGATCAGTCACTtaacgatatccaattaaactgattttttgcacagttgttgtactcgacgagctctacaaaatgaacgcttccgatcattagaacgagaccggagtgggctcCGAAttcggggacagcagcccccagCTCCCAatattttatgggttttggATAGTTGAAGAGGTGTGTTAATTTACGTAGAAAATCGCACACGTAAAATGATGCTCTATCGAAATACTCCGTAGTATCTATACTCCTAGAAAATGTGCGATTTCAATATACATACATACTTCATGTGTCAGTGTAAGTACAAAAAATATGCATCGAGAAGTGTGTTGGTTTGAAAAAACAGGATAATTTCTCAATTATTTGACTGTTGATTaatcattttgattattgacagATCCTATGATCCTTGCTGGTCTCTCCCGACATTATGATTCACGGGATCTACAATGCTAAAATAGTGATTTTCATGGATACAtatgtaaatgtgtattaaaatgtgtaaaaaataTGTTagagtttgtgtttttttcataattatttaataattaaaaaaaggtcgtaatattcaaaaaaaaaaataattacactccctttagttttcttttcaaaacagcgaagtgaatttgaaatgttatCTTACTAAGTATGAAAGAGTATATAAAcgaaaaaatactccctccgttccaatttactTGTTCCAGTTCTATTCgaactggataaaaaaactagttatatctttaaattggtaataaattttttatccaatatggatcttgtttgatagatctcgatttatTCTATAATacattgttttcaaaatcacctaaaatattataaattacaagatataatcaattgaaaagtgacacaaacTTTCAAAAGTgataattaaattgggacggaagtaGTAATTTGTAAATTGAAgtcacaagaaaaacaaaaaattgtactaCTCCAATGTAACGGTGCACTAGAAAATATCTCTCCTCCGTACCACAAACTTTAATAAGGGAGGGAGAAATATCTCGCAGCCAGTGCAAATACATCACTGGTCACGGTGGTCAAATTAGTCAAGGTGTCAGTAGTCACTAAACAAAATACTATTAAGCTTCAGGAGGTTTTTCTCCTCATTCAAACTCCATCCAACGCCATCATCGATCCGCCTTCTTCTTCTAAGCCGTCCTCAAACCCCGTGCGCAGCCGTAGCCCTCAATCCTAACCCAACAACATTCACCAGAGGTGTCGCTATTGACGCCGCCCTCACGTACCTCATCACTCACACTACTCCCtctgtattctctctctcctcctccctcaTCATCACCTCTTCCAATGGACTCCAACACAAGTCCCCTCAACTCTCCCTCCTCATTACTCCTATTCATCTTCATCACGGGTACCTCGTGATCTTCTTGTTCCAttgcttttgcttttttgtttttataatttaGGTGTGCGGGCCAGCTAATTCTACACTTGAAAATGTGCAGGTTTTGTGATTCGTTCAACGGTTAACGCCGTCGGCATAAACTACGGCCAGATCGCGAACAACCTCCCGCCGCCGGAACACGTCATCCCCCTCGTCCGCTCCGTCGGCGCCACGAAACTGAAACTATACGACGCCGATCCCCGCGTCCTCAAGGCATTTGCCAACACCACCGTCGACTTCACCATCGGCCTCGGCAACGAATTCCTCTCCAAGATGAGAGACCCAAACAGCGCCCTGGCCTGGGTCAAGACAAACGTCCAGCCCTACCTCCCATCCACTAAAATCACCTGCGTCACCGTCGGCAACGAGGTGCTCACCTTCAACGACACCTTTCTCAACGAAAACCTCCTCCCGGCCATGCAAAGCGTTCACAGCGCCCTCGTCCAACTGAACCTCGACAAAAACGTCACCGTCACGACCCCGCACTCCCTCGCCGTGTTGGAAACCTCGTATCCGCCGTCGGCAGGATCCTTCCGGCGAGATCTGAGGGCTTACATCACTCCGATCTTGGATTTCCACGTGAAAACCGGTTCGAACTTCCTTATCAACGCGTACCCGTACTTCGCGTACAAGGGGAGCCCGAAGCAGGTCCCGATCGACTTCGTTCTGTTCCAGCCGAACGCTGGAGTGGTAGATCCTGTGTCGAACCTTCACTACGACAACATGTTGTTCGCGCAGATCGACGCGGTGTACTCCGCGCTGGCTTCGCTAGGGTATAAGAAAGTGCCGGTGCAGATATCGGAGACTGGATGGCCGTCCAAAGGAGACGAGGACGAAGCAGGGGCAAATCCGGAGAACGCGAGGAAGTATAATGGAAATCTGATGAAGTTGATTGCGCAGAAGAAGGGTACGCCGTTGAGGCCGAATAGCGATTTGAACATCTTTGTCTTCGCGTTGTTCAACGAGAATATGAAGCCCGGGCCGACGTCGGAGAGGAATTACGGGCTGTTCAAGCCTGATGGAACGCAGGCGTACGGTCTCGGACTAGCGGGAGTTAGCGCCATTGGTGGAAACAGTAGCAGCGGCGGCGGGAATGGGAGTTTTGCGCCGCCGCTGTTGTCGCCGCCCGCGGCGGCGAGCTCTTCGACGGGGTATTTGGCGATATCGGAGGCGGTGagtttttttggcctttttttagTGTCTAACGTGCGCAGGGTTGCTTTATTagattttgttgattttatatGATGCGTATTTTAGCTAGCGACATTCGTTTTTGAGTTATGAAGGATTTGTGGACACTTGTCCGTACAGTGCGTTATTCCTCCGTAGAGTACCTTGTCCAACATTTAAAATTGATGGGACATGTCAGCGACTATGGGCATGGGTACAAATGA
This genomic window contains:
- the LOC131331930 gene encoding glucan endo-1,3-beta-glucosidase 11-like isoform X2, with the translated sequence MDSNTSPLNSPSSLLLFIFITGFVIRSTVNAVGINYGQIANNLPPPEHVIPLVRSVGATKLKLYDADPRVLKAFANTTVDFTIGLGNEFLSKMRDPNSALAWVKTNVQPYLPSTKITCVTVGNEVLTFNDTFLNENLLPAMQSVHSALVQLNLDKNVTVTTPHSLAVLETSYPPSAGSFRRDLRAYITPILDFHVKTGSNFLINAYPYFAYKGSPKQVPIDFVLFQPNAGVVDPVSNLHYDNMLFAQIDAVYSALASLGYKKVPVQISETGWPSKGDEDEAGANPENARKYNGNLMKLIAQKKGTPLRPNSDLNIFVFALFNENMKPGPTSERNYGLFKPDGTQAYGLGLAGVSAIGGNSSSGGGNGSFAPPLLSPPAAASSSTGYLAISEAGGLHLGSTRLFFLLVVGLVTRLF
- the LOC131331930 gene encoding glucan endo-1,3-beta-glucosidase 11-like isoform X1 — translated: MDSNTSPLNSPSSLLLFIFITGFVIRSTVNAVGINYGQIANNLPPPEHVIPLVRSVGATKLKLYDADPRVLKAFANTTVDFTIGLGNEFLSKMRDPNSALAWVKTNVQPYLPSTKITCVTVGNEVLTFNDTFLNENLLPAMQSVHSALVQLNLDKNVTVTTPHSLAVLETSYPPSAGSFRRDLRAYITPILDFHVKTGSNFLINAYPYFAYKGSPKQVPIDFVLFQPNAGVVDPVSNLHYDNMLFAQIDAVYSALASLGYKKVPVQISETGWPSKGDEDEAGANPENARKYNGNLMKLIAQKKGTPLRPNSDLNIFVFALFNENMKPGPTSERNYGLFKPDGTQAYGLGLAGVSAIGGNSSSGGGNGSFAPPLLSPPAAASSSTGYLAISEAVSFFGLFLVSNVRRVALLDFVDFI